A part of Phoenix dactylifera cultivar Barhee BC4 chromosome 2, palm_55x_up_171113_PBpolish2nd_filt_p, whole genome shotgun sequence genomic DNA contains:
- the LOC103722999 gene encoding rhodanese-like domain-containing protein 8, chloroplastic isoform X2: MSKGLMHSGPAKDALAYAEWLKEDHRFSDILVQTSPSFDGHSFPHLKLRYKPSLVQLEGGIAHLPLLDPMVRATPLSPYEWRKRLQAMTGAYVLSGKADRLVSNRKFLLLDVRNGYEWDVGHFQGAQRPNVDCFRSTSFGLSDEEVASSDPLAGVDKKQTDILMYCTGGIRCDIYSTILRQRGFQNLYTLSGGVSNYLKSEGPVTWLGNLFVFDSRLSLPPSIYKPGVTANGRPQVLYERSTFARCYICGSQLPELRHRNCANLDCNRLFLSCSSCVEELRGCCCSNCTCAPRLRPVLPGHQRYQKWHIYRDVELQKS; the protein is encoded by the exons ATGAGCAAGGGATTAATGCACAG TGGTCCAGCTAAGGATGCTCTGGCATATGCAGAGTGGCTTAAAGAAGATCATAGGTTTTCTGATATTTTGGTGCAGACTTCACCATCTTTTGATGGACATTCTTTTCCACATTTGAAACTGCGGTATAAACCTTCACTTGTACAG TTGGAAGGAGGTATTGCACACCTTCCTTTGTTGGACCCCATGGTGCGAGCTACACCACTATCGCCATATGAATGGAGGAAGAGATTGCAAGCTATGACCGGTGCTTATGTGCTTTCAGGCAAAGCAGATCGCTTGGTTTCTAATAGGAAATTTCTACTGCTGGATGTGAGAAATG GCTATGAGTGGGATGTTGGCCATTTTCAAGGAGCCCAACGACCTAATGTGGATTGTTTTAGAAGTACCTCTTTTGGGCTCTCCGATGAAGAG GTTGCCTCTTCGGATCCTTTGGCTGGAGTCGACAAAAAGCAAACAGATATACTGATGTACTGTACAGGTGGCATACGATGTGACATATACTCTACAATTCTTAG ACAAAGGGGCTTCCAAAATTTGTATACCTTAAGTGGGGGTGTTTCCAATTATCTCAAGAGTGAAGGTCCTGTTACATGGCTGGGGAATTTGTTTGTTTTTGACTCCCGCCTTTCCTTACCCCCTTCTATATACAAGCCCGGTGTCACTGCCAATGGAAGACCACAAGTATTATATGAAAGGAGTACATTTGCGAGATGTTATATATGTGGATCACAATTACCTGAACTTAGGCATCGAAATTGTGCGAATCTTGATTGCAATCGGCTATTTCT GTCTTGTAGCTCGTGTGTGGAGGAGTTGAGAGGATGCTGCTGTTCCAACTGCACATGTGCTCCTAGGTTAAGACCTGTATTACCTGGGCACCAGAGATACCAGAAGTGGCATATATATCGTGATGTGGAATTGCAAAAGTCATAG
- the LOC103722999 gene encoding rhodanese-like domain-containing protein 8, chloroplastic isoform X1: MTVGSGSRCVSSGRVLFGPPAPSLRRPPLRAPLFLFPVPRISPARDWTPRVFCCCSDGPRKGGAKARWGFDSSSVLGGGGQGSSEEDFLVVSFYKFVFIQDPEAEVSKHHSFLQGHDIRGRIYVNEQGINAQYSGPAKDALAYAEWLKEDHRFSDILVQTSPSFDGHSFPHLKLRYKPSLVQLEGGIAHLPLLDPMVRATPLSPYEWRKRLQAMTGAYVLSGKADRLVSNRKFLLLDVRNGYEWDVGHFQGAQRPNVDCFRSTSFGLSDEEVASSDPLAGVDKKQTDILMYCTGGIRCDIYSTILRQRGFQNLYTLSGGVSNYLKSEGPVTWLGNLFVFDSRLSLPPSIYKPGVTANGRPQVLYERSTFARCYICGSQLPELRHRNCANLDCNRLFLSCSSCVEELRGCCCSNCTCAPRLRPVLPGHQRYQKWHIYRDVELQKS; encoded by the exons ATGACGGTAGGGAGCGGCAGCCGCTGTGTGAGCAGTGGCAGAGTTCTATTCGGTCCACCCGCTCCTTCCCTCCGCCGTCCCCCTCTCAGAGctcccctctttctctttcccGTACCCCGGATTTCTCCTGCAAGAGATTGGACGCCGAGGGTGTTCTGTTGCTGCTCGGATGGACCTCGGAAGGGAGGAGCCAAAGCGAGATGGGGGTTTGATTCTTCCTCTGTATTGGGTGGAGGAGGACAAGGGTCCAGCGAGGAGGATTTCTTGGTCGTCAGCTTCTATAAGTTCGTGTTCATCCAAGACCCAGAAGCCGAGGTTTCCAAGCACCATTCTTTCCTCCAG GGACATGACATACGTGGTCGCATATATGTGAATGAGCAAGGGATTAATGCACAG TACAGTGGTCCAGCTAAGGATGCTCTGGCATATGCAGAGTGGCTTAAAGAAGATCATAGGTTTTCTGATATTTTGGTGCAGACTTCACCATCTTTTGATGGACATTCTTTTCCACATTTGAAACTGCGGTATAAACCTTCACTTGTACAG TTGGAAGGAGGTATTGCACACCTTCCTTTGTTGGACCCCATGGTGCGAGCTACACCACTATCGCCATATGAATGGAGGAAGAGATTGCAAGCTATGACCGGTGCTTATGTGCTTTCAGGCAAAGCAGATCGCTTGGTTTCTAATAGGAAATTTCTACTGCTGGATGTGAGAAATG GCTATGAGTGGGATGTTGGCCATTTTCAAGGAGCCCAACGACCTAATGTGGATTGTTTTAGAAGTACCTCTTTTGGGCTCTCCGATGAAGAG GTTGCCTCTTCGGATCCTTTGGCTGGAGTCGACAAAAAGCAAACAGATATACTGATGTACTGTACAGGTGGCATACGATGTGACATATACTCTACAATTCTTAG ACAAAGGGGCTTCCAAAATTTGTATACCTTAAGTGGGGGTGTTTCCAATTATCTCAAGAGTGAAGGTCCTGTTACATGGCTGGGGAATTTGTTTGTTTTTGACTCCCGCCTTTCCTTACCCCCTTCTATATACAAGCCCGGTGTCACTGCCAATGGAAGACCACAAGTATTATATGAAAGGAGTACATTTGCGAGATGTTATATATGTGGATCACAATTACCTGAACTTAGGCATCGAAATTGTGCGAATCTTGATTGCAATCGGCTATTTCT GTCTTGTAGCTCGTGTGTGGAGGAGTTGAGAGGATGCTGCTGTTCCAACTGCACATGTGCTCCTAGGTTAAGACCTGTATTACCTGGGCACCAGAGATACCAGAAGTGGCATATATATCGTGATGTGGAATTGCAAAAGTCATAG
- the LOC103723000 gene encoding beta-galactosidase 1-like: MVCSKRSWLVALVLVSLCCLARSTDVSHDGRAIKINGERRIIISGAIHYPRSTPEMWPDLLRKAKEGGLDAIETYIFWNGHEPRRREYYFEGNYDVIRFFKEIQNAGLYAIVRFGPYVCAEWDYGGVPAWLRKIPGMEFRTNNQQWKDEMANFTTLIADMLKQERLFAPQGGPIILAQIENEYGNIMGPFGDAGKEYIQWCANFAESLNVGLPWIMCQQSDAPQPMINTCNGYYCDNFTPNNPNSPKIWTENWLGWFKAWGKPDPHRPAEDLAFAVARFFQANGTLQNYYMYHGGTNFARTPGGPYITTSYDYDAPLDEYGNIRQPKWGHLKELHAALKLMEKALTYGDVNNTDFGNGVAATKFSYNETLSGCFLSNANQSSDATLEYQGAKYFLPAWSVSILPDCKQEVYNTAKVTTQTSIMVKKPNKAVDEASDLKWSWRPEILGSSVSGLGGNFTENKLSDQITTAFDESDYLWYMTSVDISHQQQMTLRVNTTGHVLHAFVNGQLVGSQYGPNGNWVFVLEQTANFKAGKNHISLLSVTVGLKNYGARYELDPAGIVGGPVQLIGGNITIDLSTNEWSYKIGLDGEKTKVYLDNPDRKWYSGMIPTQRPFTWYKTTFETPLGLDPVVVDLVGMGKGAAWVNGNNIGRFWPNYTASADGCNGCDYRGAYKAEKCQTGCGEPSQRWYHVPRSFLKPGEPNALVLFEEAGGDPVQVNFQTVTVGTACSSADQGKTLNLSCQGGLTISNIDFASFGDPKGTCGGYERGGCESDEVYSLISEECVGKESCSIQIGENLLGKCNGSNTSSKSLVVQATC, from the exons atggtgtGCTCCAAGAGAAGCTGGTTGGTAGCACTAGTGCTTGTTTCTCTTTGCTGCCTCGCGCGCTCCACAGACGTCTCCCACGACGGAAGAGCAATAAAGATCAATGGTGAACGCCGCATCATCATCTCTGGTGCAATTCACTACCCACGCAGCACTCCTGAG ATGTGGCCTGACTTGCTTCGAAAAGCAAAGGAAGGTGGCCTTGATGCTATTGAGACTTATATTTTTTGGAATGGCCATGAGCCTCGGCGTCGTGAG tATTATTTTGAAGGCAATTATGATGTGATTAGATTCTTTAAGGAAATTCAAAATGCTGGATTGTACGCAATTGTACGGTTCGGCCCTTATGTTTGTGCTGAATGGGACTATGG TGGAGTCCCTGCCTGGTTGCGCAAAATCCCAGGGATGGAATTTAGAACCAACAACCAGCAATGGAAG GATGAAATGGCCAACTTCACTACTTTAATAGCAGATATGCTGAAACAAGAAAGGTTATTTGCTCCACAAGGAGGACCTATCATCCTAGCTCAg ATTGAGAATGAGTATGGAAACATTATGGGACCTTTTGGTGATGCTGGAAAAGAATACATTCAATGGTGTGCAAATTTTGCGGAATCTCTCAATGTTGGTTTACCATGGATCATGTGTCAGCAATCAGATGCTCCCCAACCAATG ATCAACACTTGCAATGGTTACTACTGCGATAATTTTACGCCCAATAATCCAAACAGTCCAAAAATATGGACAGAAAATTGGCTTGGCTG GTTCAAAGCTTGGGGAAAGCCAGACCCACATAGGCCTGCTGAAGATTTAGCTTTTGCAGTGGCTCGTTTCTTCCAAGCCAATGGAACACTTCAGAACTACTACATG TATCATGGAGGAACCAACTTTGCCCGCACACCGGGGGGTCCATACATCACAACCTCCTACGATTATGATGCTCCACTTGATGAATATG GAAACATTAGGCAACCCAAGTGGGGACATTTGAAGGAGCTCCATGCTGCCCTAAAGTTGATGGAGAAGGCTCTCACTTATGGAGATGTGAATAACACTGACTTTGGCAATGGTGTAGCG GCAACTAAATTCTCATATAATGAGACTCTCTCTGGCTGCTTCTTGAGCAACGCAAACCAATCTTCTGATGCTACTTTGGAATATCAAGGAGCCAAATATTTCTTGCCGGCTTGGTCTGTCAGTATTCTACCAGACTGTAAGCAAGAAGTGTACAACACTGCCAAG GTTACAACCCAGACTTCTATCATGGTGAAGAAGCCCAACAAGGCAGTGGATGAGGCTTCTGATCTGAAGTGGTCATGGAGGCCAGAGATTTTGGGATCCTCCGTCAGTGGTCTCGGGGGTAACTTCACAGAGAATAAGCTCTCAGATCAGATAACCACCGCTTTTGATGAGAGTGACTACTTATGGTACATGACAAG TGTGGATATCAGTCACCAGCAACAGATGACACTTCGTGTAAACACAACAGGCCATGTCCTCCATGCCTTTGTAAATGGGCAGCTTGTAG GATCGCAGTATGGTCCAAATGGAAACTGGGTATTTGTATTGGAGCAGACAGCGAATTTTAAAGCTGGAAAGAATCACATTTCTCTGCTTAGTGTAACTGTTGGACTAAAG AATTATGGTGCACGTTATGAGCTAGACCCAGCCGGAATTGTTGGTGGACCTGTTCAATTGATTGGTGGAAATATCACAATAGATCTATCAACTAATGAATGGTCttacaaa ATTGGTCTGGATGGTGAGAAAACTAAAGTCTACCTTGATAACCCAGACCGTAAATGGTATTCCGGCATGATTCCTACTCAGAGACCCTTCACTTGGTATAAG ACCACGTTCGAAACTCCCCTCGGCTTGGATCCTGTGGTTGTGGACTTGGTTGGCATGGGGAAAGGAGCAGCTTGGGTTAATGGCAATAACATTGGACGTTTCTGGCCAAATTACACTGCTTCAGCTGatggctgcaatggatgtgatTATAGAGGAGCATACAAAGCAGAAAAATGTCAAACTGGTTGTGGAGAGCCATCTCAAAGATG GTATCATGTTCCACGTTCATTCCTGAAGCCTGGAGAGCCAAACGCATTGGTCTTATTTGAGGAAGCTGGTGGTGATCCGGTACAAGTGAATTTCCAAACTGTCACTGTTGGCACTGCTTGTTCAAGTGCAGACCAAGGGAAGACATTAAACTTGTCGTGCCAAGGTGGTCTCACAATCTCCAATATAGACTTTGCTAGCTTTGGTGACCCCAAAGGCACTTGTGGAGGCTATGAGAGAGGTGGCTGCGAGTCTGATGAAGTGTATTCTCTAATTTCAGAG GAATGTGTTGGGAAAGAGTCTTGTTCCATTCAGATTGGAGAGAATTTGCTGGGCAAATGCAATGGCAGTAACACCAGCTCCAAGAGTCTAGTAGTTCAAGCAACTTGTTGA